The Siniperca chuatsi isolate FFG_IHB_CAS linkage group LG17, ASM2008510v1, whole genome shotgun sequence genomic sequence GGAAAGAGAATCAATAAACTTCTTTGATTGTCAGTGACagatttgtctcttttttcacCTTCAAAGGACTTCCTTTTCCACCCTATCCACACCTGGATAAAAGTCACTCTGAACATGCAACACCATAGTTCCATCAGAAATCCTGGGAGTATCCCCACTTCAATTTGACGTGCTGCAGATGGTATTGTGGTTAGAGGACACTTCCATGAAAAAGCAAGTCCTCTTCACAGAATCCCCTCATTATGGTCAGTTATGGTGATGATGGAAGGCGGtggatgaatgaggaaaatgtgaTGTGAATCTAGAGGCTAGTGATGCCAGAGAAAAGGCCGTGTGAGTCAGAGTTTGAATTTAGTAGGACGTCACTGCATCAAATTCTGGCATAAAggaaacagatttttcttttttacttggAGATACAGAAAACATAAGAACAGATGAGGCTGGAATGATAGTTAGGTTAAAGATGACTTCTGCTTCTACTAAGCATGTTAGAGTTTCTATCTACGGGATGATTGTTTTCATATCTTTTCAACAGTGATTACTGAATATCTAATTAGAAATGAAACCGAGAACATTGTGTATTTACATTGATAttgtacaaacacatgcaaCCCTTTGATGTCTCAGCAGGAAATAACACCATCAAGACTTGAATGGCTGATGTCATCAGGAGAGTGACTGACTCTGTGGGTTCATTGAGTGTTTGTCTGTGATATTTCATTCATAAATGTCTGATTTTAATGTAGGCTTCCAGCTGTGAATCAGGAAATGTGCCCATGTCCCAGTAAAAAATCACCATGGTTGCTGTCTACTTCAGTTTCTATGGAGCAGCTCCACCATTTGTCTCTTGATGACATGATCACTTTAGTCTGTCCCTGCATTTCAGCTTCAGGAAAGATTGTGCTGAACAATAGTATCgaaacaacatttttgaatTCTATTTCAGGGCAtatctttgaaaatgaaagctgttataatcaatttttttatattaacaaagtATCGAAAGACTGATATAATGTGAAAttggtcactcgtagtgatctACACAGTTATTATCACCCAACTTGAGCTTTTAGTAAGTGTCTGCTCATATCCTTGATTATTGACAATATATCCGATTTAGTTTGTAGCAGGTATCACAAAAGACAGATTGTCCCTCACCTCCAGTTTGGATACAATCCTGCTTATTATCCTGTTCAACCCTCTCCTGGGGAGCATGTGGTAGGTCAGCTTTCCCAAATGTGATATATATTAAAAACCCATTATTAAGCAGCAAAATTAAATTGTGCCAATGTGTTTAGCCGCTGAGTCTGCAGAGAACTGCAGTGCTCAATACAAAGTGTTCAACCTCTGGGCAGCTGGTAATTGAAGCGTACAAGTAAAGAAAGTAGGGGAAGAACCTCCAGCTCAGATTGAAAtccttattttaattttagcGCTTTTCAACTGTAATGAGGAAAAAGTCATCCTCAGGTTTAGGGAAAAATAggcatctgtttttttttcgtTCTGCTCAAACCATTTTTAATCTTCCCAACCTTGATGAAAAAGGATTCTGGCACATTTGCAGGAGGGTGAATGCAGTAGATTTATTCACAGCTGTGAGTCATTTGCTGCGGGGGGTATtctcaaacaacaaaaacacagtatgATTGTTACCGTAAAGACCTGTGTGCAGTGGGAAAGATTTGGTAAATATGTTGttacaataatttaataatttctaATTCTTACACAATAAGGTAGAACCCCTCTATCACCATAGAATCTGTCATAAAAACAGactagtattagtattagtattcaCCTCAAAAATCAACTGCACCACTACCAGAGCCAAGGCAGGGTGAAATTACATTAGGACTTTAGAAGTGGGAAGGTAGTGTAATGACTATTAGTAAACCTCGACTACGTGCAGGTGCACAGGCAACACACATGTTGACAAATTAATCTCTTTCAGTTGGCATTTCTCTGGGAATCAATTGGTAATTTGCAAAGGCTTCCAAAACATCTCAGAAGCAGAAGTATAGAGttctttgatttgtttaattatACAACAGCTACATGTGTTTGGCAGCCAGATGGACAGTGAAGAACAGGCCAGATTCTTATCACCAGATGAATCAATCTTAGGTGTGTGAGGGGAAAGGAGGGGCTGAGATGTTCCACTTTACCCAACAGAGGGTGATGGATGTTAGGGGAAACTCCGAAGCCATGGCAGACAGGGAAGCCTCCTGACATGTTTGGTCTGCAGTTTAAACAGACCAAGCTCTGACAGCCCAGAAATTATGGtgatcttaaaataaaaaaatcacttcaaTGTTACTCCTTTGGCCAGAGTTCAGTTTCTGTCAGCAGGTTTAGTCTTCCTTAGCGCTAAAAACCCCCCAACACACTTACACTGCTGTGATTTAATGCAGCGGTTCCCAAACCTAGAGATCACAACCCCACCAAAGGGTTTGCAAGATAAATTTAATGATCAAAACTTAATTAACAGGAGAGATGTCTGCTCAATAAAACTGCTGTAGCTTTATTTTTCCAGAATTTgctcaaatattttttcttgtgaaatacatGAAGTTTTATAACTAGATTCGGGAACAAAGACCATGCCTTGAACACATCCCACTTCTGCGCACAAGTATTTAAGCACACCTTATCCGTTCCCTTTCCCCTTCATCTCAGTTTTCTCGACTCCCCTACTTCCCTCATGTCTTCCCGCCACCAGCTGGCTTTGGTCCATCATCGTACTCCTCCAACCATCTGTCCACGACACCAATTTCTCCCCTCATCCCTTCATCACTCAtccctcctcccctcatcccttcatcccccTACCTTCATCCCTCTACCCTCACCTTCTCATCCCTCATCTCTCCCTCCAGACCCTCAATCCATCCCTCTTACATCTTGGGTCTCCTCCAGTCATAATACATAATAAACTATTCTAAATCCATAGGCCTAGCTTTATTGCCGTGGTCTTTTGGTAGTGAATGTGAATTTTGCCCAAAATTCATTCAACAATCTGTGAAGGAGAAAACAATTACTCCTTGGTTGCACTGGTTTAAACTGGTAGACCTGTCACACATTAAAAAGGTTAGGAACTGCTGATTTAGTGGACAAGAAAGGAAAATTTACATCCCATGAGGTTTGTTTCTATTTAGCACCAACATTTATAAACATTAGGCTCACATCCTGTTATATTAGCTAGGGAGTTTTCATGGACAATAACAAAGTTACCTGTCAATCTATAGACAcggctgttttgtttgttgatatAAATAGCTATAATGGATTTCCTGTTTATAGCTTAAGTGACCTTGTCAAATTGGACAAGATTGATTTGtcttaaacaaaaacaattctaTATCTGCTTAGGATAATAGTTTTCTTCTGAGTAACTGTGTCTTTTAAATATTCAGTTCATGCTTGTCCATCCAGCAATGTCAGTTTTCTTAGATGAGAAACATAACATGAAGTGGTTCTGTgccaaaaaagagagaagaaactTGTAAACCATGTTGCTGGATCGCCACCCATTGGTTTTTATACTCCAGTGCTGCCAAAGCTGTGAGAGCATTCTGAAAGCCAGGCTCATTTTAGCAAACAAGATCCACCTACAGAAACAGATTGTAGTAGAATAAATGCTGCTGGTCAACACCTGAGCAGGTTTTACATTACACAACAGTTTTTATTACAACTTGATAGAGAATGTTTACAGAAACTTGTACCCCGAAATAGAAGTGTCAAAGTTCCTTTTGTTGTTTGATATTTGAATCTGCCACCAGGGGGCGTCTAAGATACTCCCCTTCACCTTCACCTACAGCATGCTGAGGCATTTTAAAAGCAATATTCATTTGGTATCATGTTAAATGTTGAATTAGCATACTCTATCTGCAGTAAGTATTTAGTGTTTAACAGTGCATTCAAAAACAGTGCACAGACATTACACATGTACGCGCTTTGAAATCAGTATTTAAATTTGATGACAacttttaaaaccacaaataccAAACAATATTACTGTCTGACAAATGGTCTAAGGTAGCATCCTACATGGAATTAATCTCGTTTTAAATGAAGAAGTGTGTTTCATTGTAAACGACCATTAATCACCATTAAGAATGAGAGACAAAATTAGCATGCCTAATGTACTGCGGCTAATGTAATAACCAGAGCAGGATCAATTCATCTCAAGCCTTCTGATCTTTTGCAGTCAGTATTATACTGCCACCCATTAATTGTCCAGAACAGAGCTTTGTTATATTTAAACGTTAACCACTGTGTCCATTTGTACCATctcaaacatttttcatgttttttggtGACTGAAATATTCCGTAAGAATATGTTGCTACAAGGTGTAATTTAACTCAAAACAAATGATTTGTTACCATAATGgtcagttttaaaataatctgcaacAGAAAAAGAGTGAACAGATTGtatctcataaaatatactgtactgcatCATGCTTAAATTTAATCAGGTGTCCATAAGCCATTGTTTTGTAGCTTTAGAAGAGTCATGAACTACCACTGACCTGTACTGGATGAGGTTTAACTCACCTCTTTTGCCGTTCTACTTTCTACACCTTTAAATACACTATTACCTGAATTTTTATTGATTGAAAAGTCCATCTGGGGAAGAAAAGTTTGCCTCAAAGAAGGAAGTTGAAATAAGCTTAACCTCAATTCCCCCAAAATACCAGTAGTGATGATTTCAAGATTATGTGGCTTTTGAGAAGCTGAGTGCAGACTGTTAGGAAGACATCCTCTCTCATATTGCAATCGAGTAGATGATTTAGCTTTGGTTCTTAATGGCAAAGGACCTAGCCAGATGTATTAGCCTACCTTTTATGGCTAGTTATAGCCAAGCCAGATGGTTGAGCAGTTTCCTTTGATATCTCCCATAAATATTTATTGTCTGAAAAATCACACAGCGCTTCAACTATTCTATTATAAGAAATGGAACAAAGCAGAGATTTAGGAAAGTCAGTATACTTAGAATTAATAGCTTTTTTTCCTTAATGGGGTTACAGAGCTATTCGATTTCTCCTGTGGTACATAAAGTATATATGTTATCTGAGAAAACTAATAAGTATTGACCAAAAAGAGGAAAATCCTATTCAATAATTGAGCTGGGgagaaaatatgtgtgtgcatactgtgCCTACCATGCTTTGTGTATGGATGTATCCCAGTTTGTACATATAATTGTGTGTATTTCACTATAATTACATTATAATTGCAGAAAATATTGTTGGAAGCTCATGACTCACATTTTGTAAACCTGCAGATACCTCTCCTCTAAACATGTAGTAAAGTTCTGATGAACCTGCCACAGTAGCGTTTGCTGGTCCGTGATTATTTCTTTCCTGATCCAAGACTAAGCTGAAGCCACCAAGATACCCTCAAGTGCAAAATATTACCAGATAAGGAGGGAAGACAGCAGCATTAGTAAGGAATGGAAGAGGTCTAAAGATAAAGTGAAAGTGACTGAGAGAAAGTAAGAAACGAGCCaagcctgttttattttgttgagtttattttttggctgctttgttgttgtgcttcagtaaaagtaataaAGTCTCTTGAAGGTTATATGCATAAAATTCAGTGGGTGAAGAAGTTGTAATCAACACATTTTGAGTTAGTTAATTATTCAaataacacacaatacagtCATTTACTGAGAATAGCAGcataaaagtgcaaaaaaaatgacacaatactttatattttatttaaaatataattataaaacAGCGAGTAAAAAAGTTATCTATCATAATGTATCATAACTtcttatataaaatatacattacatacatacagtatcaaaATACACAATCAGGAACATTAGTGCAGTAGTAGTAACAAACTTCATCAACAGCATAATCACATTTGAGATTGCTCTTAAATCgttaaatacaaatacagtgaaaatgtgtgtatgtgccacTGAAACTCTTACGGTAACAACAGAGAAGGTCAACATTTTGGCATAAAAGtctatttattaaatgttagtTTCCATTAAGGGCTTGTCCAAGTGAGAGTCCCTGAGAACTTGTCAGACGTCTACGCCTGCAAGAAAGTGATGAGATTATTTCTATTCCGTCTCATGCGACGacctttttcttgtcttgtgtgttttctccctcctggaaaaaaaaaagtaactacTGATCAGTATAATAACCTAGAATTCTAATGCTTGTTGACTTTCTATATTCACAATTAAGCAAATGGACAGGCTGCAGTACGTAAATGGCTTGGAGGACATCAACCCCTGAGTGTATGGTAATGGATTCCTCAGATGCCAAGCAATTTTTAAGCCTGATAATGAAATCAGCTAAGCATTGTTTGGGTTCCTCCCAATTCCCCTCTAACTAAGTCTAAGTCTAAGTCTCTCCAAATTCAAACCAACAGGTATCTCTAACCGGCAATCcaaatactgtcattattaaaTTAAGGAATCTCTGCAAATTCTCCTCAAATTTTCACCTTCAATTACAGGCTTCATTGTGGTCAGACTTTCACCACATGCGTTCCCCAATTACACACCTTTAACACACACGTCCATGCAGTTCTGCCTCGAGACGaagttgttgctgctgcctCCGCAACCTGAGTAGGCAAACTCCTCACACATCTTGGTGACTGCGTTGTAGTAATACCGAGGAATGGAGGCTGAACACTTCCCTTTGTCCAGAGGGCCCAGGCAGAGCACAGGGACAGCTGTAAAATAATACACAAAGCACAATAAGACCTCCAATCATAGTCTTTGAAGAGGAGAACAAACATTAAACAATGGAAGGGAAAAAATTATTATACTTTTGAAAAAAGCAATCAAGAACTAGAAATTCTTCTAAATTCCTTATGACGGAAATATCTATTGTGTAGTGCATTCTCACAAATGCATGATGGAGCATTCTTTTCACACATACTGAATGGATGAAGTTCTTTCTCAGTAGTAGCACTAAATTGCACCTGAAATGCTTGTTTGTTACTTCTTTCTTAACAATATAATTCAAATGTTTGGAAGCGAATCATGGCTGGTATTTCAGTGATTAGCAGTGCTACTGCCACACTGTAGTCCACTCATGCAGAGATGCCAGTGAGCATCACTTCAGGATTACTCAGTGGCAGCATGTCAGAGTAGTTTATACTAACTTTTTCGTGGACTGCAGTACTCCTTGCAAGAGGTGAGGTCTTGGAAGCGATTCAAATTGCCCTGGCAGCCACCGTAATAAAAGGGCTCACACTGCATGGTGGTCATGTTGAAGAAGTAGCGGTGAAAGAGGGCACGGCAGGGTCCAACCTCTTTAGGAAACCTGCAGATTTGGGGAATTTCTGGGGAGAAGAATGAACATATTTGAGGTTGGGATTAGATCAAATGGCATCCTAAGGTGTTCTTGTACCTTTTGCACAAAAAGATCAAACTCTAACAAAGTCTATAATCAAATATAGCCTACATATATTTTCTTAGTATTCAaggtacattttcaaatatagaATACAAAGCGAAAAGCCACACCCAGTACACATTCAATAAATTTCAGAGGTGGGCAAGGTCACCACTATCATCTTAAGTGTATGCTCATCACGTTGAAAACTTACTTGGGATtctgaaacatgttttctgGCACTCCTGATAACTCTTGAAGTTATTGGCATTCCCTTGGCACCCTCCATAGTAGAAAATCTCGCACTTTTGGGTGATAGTGTTGTAGTAATAGCGCTCAATTTCTCCTCTGCAAGGTCCCTCGTCCACTTGAAGGAGACATACGCCTGAAGGAAGCAAAAATATTGTTACTGAAACACGAAACcaccacaaaatataaatataaagctgtaattaaactttaaacattGCTGCGCGTTTCTCCTTAACAGCTGACAAACGGGCGATCTATACACGTCTTACCTTTAGGTGACAGCGCCAAAACGTTGTAAAACGAGGAAAAAAGAGCAAATAGCGCTAATATGTAAAACTCCATTGTGCCACTTTTGCTCCAACTCAAGTCTTTTCCGCTTAGCAGACCATCCACATCCAGCTTTATACTTGAGTGAAGGGTTTCCCAGGGGAACTTTAGGGGCGGGGATGTAGCCTAATGACTCATTTCCATACTACAGTGCAACCAGATCAGAGTGGTGATGCATTCATTAATGACATCAGAGAGGGTCGTTATTACTTGGTAACATTTGAGGACTGACAATTTAGTGACAAAGGGCATATTCATTCAAACTGGAAAAATGAGAGATAAAGTTCACTCACTCTGTGAACTGTGAACTCACTCTGATTTAGGAG encodes the following:
- the tfpi2 gene encoding tissue factor pathway inhibitor 2; translated protein: MEFYILALFALFSSFYNVLALSPKGVCLLQVDEGPCRGEIERYYYNTITQKCEIFYYGGCQGNANNFKSYQECQKTCFRIPKIPQICRFPKEVGPCRALFHRYFFNMTTMQCEPFYYGGCQGNLNRFQDLTSCKEYCSPRKTVPVLCLGPLDKGKCSASIPRYYYNAVTKMCEEFAYSGCGGSSNNFVSRQNCMDVCVKGGRKHTRQEKGRRMRRNRNNLITFLQA